A genomic window from Nocardioides sp. BP30 includes:
- a CDS encoding UTP--glucose-1-phosphate uridylyltransferase produces MGSPGLAAAVAKMRDAGVDEVAVQTFAHYYRQLERGETGKIPEESIEPVDMPALADAEVSEEDAAAAIRTTAVIKLNGGLGTSMGMDRAKSLLCVRRGMSFLDIIARQILHLRQSYGAPLPLILMNSFRTSADTLDALARYEDLPVEGLPLEFRQNMEPRLLADGLVPVSWPKDPDLEWCPPGHGDIYTALRGTGLLDTLLEQGFERLFVSNSDNLGAVPDAHVAGWFASSGAPFAIEAVRRTASDRKGGHFARRKSDGRIVLRETAQTLPEDQKALQDLSRHRYCSTNNIWFDLRAMKEALDARDGILGLPLIRNEKTVDPSDPSTAKVIQVETAMGSAIEVFEGAQLIEVGRDRFIPVKTTNDLLVLRSDVYEIRDGFTLEQVATDVPFVDLDGDYYKVVSEFEKRFPEGAPSLTKASALRVKGDWTFGPAVQILGDVSLETDAAQRIDAGAVFSDDEVAKA; encoded by the coding sequence ATGGGTAGCCCTGGCCTGGCCGCAGCGGTAGCGAAGATGCGGGACGCGGGCGTCGACGAGGTCGCCGTTCAGACGTTCGCGCACTACTACCGGCAGCTCGAGCGCGGTGAGACCGGGAAGATCCCCGAGGAGTCGATCGAGCCGGTCGACATGCCGGCCCTGGCCGATGCGGAGGTCTCCGAGGAGGACGCCGCCGCCGCGATCCGCACCACCGCCGTCATCAAGCTCAACGGCGGCCTCGGCACGTCCATGGGCATGGATCGGGCCAAGTCGCTGCTGTGCGTGCGTCGGGGCATGTCCTTCCTCGACATCATCGCGCGGCAGATCCTCCACCTGCGGCAGAGCTACGGCGCGCCGCTGCCGCTGATCCTGATGAACTCGTTCCGCACCTCGGCGGACACGCTCGACGCGCTGGCCCGCTACGAGGACCTGCCGGTCGAGGGTCTGCCGCTGGAGTTCCGGCAGAACATGGAGCCGCGGCTGCTCGCCGACGGTCTGGTTCCGGTGAGCTGGCCCAAGGACCCCGACCTGGAGTGGTGTCCGCCCGGGCACGGCGACATCTACACGGCGCTGCGGGGCACGGGCCTGCTGGACACGCTGCTGGAGCAGGGGTTCGAGCGGCTCTTCGTCTCCAACTCCGACAACCTCGGCGCGGTGCCCGACGCCCACGTCGCGGGCTGGTTCGCCTCCTCGGGGGCGCCGTTCGCGATCGAGGCGGTCCGGCGTACGGCCTCCGACCGCAAGGGCGGTCACTTCGCCCGCCGCAAGTCCGATGGCAGGATCGTCCTGCGCGAGACGGCCCAGACCCTGCCGGAGGACCAGAAGGCGCTGCAGGACCTGAGCCGGCACCGCTACTGCTCGACCAACAACATCTGGTTCGACCTGCGCGCGATGAAGGAGGCCCTCGACGCCCGCGACGGCATCCTGGGCCTACCGCTGATCCGCAACGAGAAGACGGTGGACCCCAGCGACCCGTCCACCGCCAAGGTGATCCAGGTCGAGACCGCGATGGGTTCGGCGATCGAGGTCTTCGAGGGCGCCCAGCTGATCGAGGTGGGCAGGGACCGCTTCATCCCGGTCAAGACCACCAACGACCTGCTCGTGCTGCGCTCGGACGTCTACGAGATCCGCGACGGCTTCACCCTGGAGCAGGTCGCGACCGACGTTCCGTTCGTCGACCTCGACGGCGACTACTACAAGGTGGTCAGCGAGTTCGAGAAGCGCTTCCCCGAGGGTGCGCCGTCGCTGACCAAGGCGAGCGCCCTGCGGGTCAAGGGCGACTGGACCTTCGGCCCGGCCGTGCAGATCCTCGGTGACGTCAGCCTGGAGACCGACGCCGCCCAGCGGATCGACGCCGGTGCGGTCTTCTCCGACGACGAGGTCGCGAAGGCCTGA
- a CDS encoding 5-formyltetrahydrofolate cyclo-ligase, with protein MADPQTPPGSGPPHHNGWAKLALRDQLLTARHRLDLTQIGEAARGLAGQLLALPEIRRSATVAAYVSVGNEPGTGPLIDALQTSGRRILLPRVLPDNDLEWSAYAGPGSLQRGPRGILEPDGPPLGVEAIAGADAVLVPGLAVDGRGFRLGRGGGSYDRALGRVPRGTFTCVLLYDTEVGLDVPVEPHDRPVTAAVTPSGITRLRPTL; from the coding sequence GTGGCTGATCCACAAACTCCTCCTGGTTCTGGTCCCCCGCACCACAACGGATGGGCGAAGCTCGCGCTACGCGATCAGCTGCTCACGGCACGTCACCGGCTGGACCTGACCCAGATCGGCGAAGCCGCTCGAGGCCTGGCCGGCCAGTTGCTCGCGCTTCCCGAGATCCGCCGGTCGGCGACCGTGGCGGCCTACGTCTCCGTCGGCAACGAACCAGGTACAGGTCCCCTGATCGACGCGCTCCAAACATCGGGCCGACGGATCCTGCTGCCACGCGTGCTGCCCGACAACGATCTCGAATGGAGCGCGTACGCCGGACCCGGCTCGCTGCAGCGCGGGCCTCGCGGGATCCTCGAGCCCGACGGACCACCGCTGGGTGTGGAAGCGATCGCGGGCGCCGACGCCGTCCTGGTACCGGGGCTGGCCGTGGACGGCCGCGGCTTCCGGCTGGGTCGCGGCGGCGGCTCCTACGACCGTGCGCTGGGCCGGGTGCCGCGGGGGACGTTCACCTGCGTGCTGCTCTACGACACCGAGGTCGGCCTCGACGTACCCGTCGAGCCGCACGACCGGCCGGTGACGGCGGCGGTCACCCCCTCGGGAATCACACGGCTGCGTCCGACGCTGTAA
- a CDS encoding FmdB family zinc ribbon protein — MPTYQYACTECGHAFEQVQSFSEDSLTVCPECSGRLRKVFSAAGVVFKGSGFYRTDSRSSGGSSASPSGSSSGSSSGGSSTAAASPASSD; from the coding sequence GTGCCCACCTACCAGTACGCCTGCACCGAGTGCGGCCACGCCTTCGAACAGGTCCAGAGCTTCTCCGAGGACTCCCTCACCGTCTGCCCCGAGTGCAGCGGCCGCCTGCGCAAGGTCTTCAGCGCCGCGGGCGTCGTGTTCAAGGGATCGGGCTTCTATCGGACCGACAGCCGCTCCTCCGGCGGCTCGTCGGCGAGCCCGTCGGGCAGCTCATCGGGCAGCTCATCGGGCGGCTCCTCGACCGCTGCCGCCTCGCCCGCCAGCAGCGACTGA
- a CDS encoding SAF domain-containing protein: MTSILGTLRRTTRQLRRRVLTHRRLLAGGLALTAVVLGLQAARPSPPATAALIVARHDLPAGAVLSAADLTSVAVPPDAIPAGTVRRAAGRILATPLHRGEPLTDLRLVGPALTQGHPDLVAVPIRLPDAGMAALLRVGDRIRLLATDPQGSDAPVAVTTVAEDALVLALPAADDGTAAKTSSTGVTSALGGRLVVVGVIESEVDRVTSAAVRDFLTYAYPH, translated from the coding sequence GTGACCTCCATTCTCGGGACCCTCCGCCGCACGACACGACAGCTGCGTCGCCGTGTGCTGACCCACCGCCGGCTGCTGGCCGGCGGCCTGGCCCTGACCGCCGTGGTGCTCGGCCTGCAGGCCGCGCGCCCCTCGCCGCCCGCGACGGCCGCGCTGATCGTCGCCCGGCACGACCTGCCGGCGGGCGCGGTGCTGAGCGCCGCGGACCTGACGAGCGTGGCGGTGCCGCCCGACGCGATTCCCGCCGGGACGGTGCGCCGGGCCGCCGGGCGCATCCTGGCCACCCCGCTGCACCGCGGGGAGCCGCTCACCGATCTCCGGCTGGTCGGACCCGCACTGACCCAGGGACACCCCGACCTGGTGGCGGTGCCGATCCGGCTGCCCGACGCCGGCATGGCCGCCCTGCTCCGGGTGGGTGATCGCATCCGGCTGCTCGCCACCGATCCCCAGGGCAGCGACGCGCCGGTGGCCGTCACCACCGTCGCCGAGGATGCGCTCGTCCTCGCCCTTCCGGCTGCGGACGACGGGACAGCGGCGAAAACCTCCTCGACCGGCGTCACGAGCGCGCTCGGCGGCCGTCTCGTGGTCGTGGGAGTCATCGAGAGCGAGGTCGACCGCGTCACGTCGGCAGCGGTGAGGGACTTCCTCACCTATGCCTACCCCCACTAG
- a CDS encoding MscL family protein, which produces MSGFKKFLLQGDLVALAVAFIIGGAFATVVKSLVAVIMDLIGKAGGTPNFSSYTPHGVHVGAFITALISFVILAAVVYFFIVVPYTRAKERFFPTPPAAEGATTESLLAEIRDLLAARQ; this is translated from the coding sequence ATGAGCGGCTTCAAGAAGTTCCTGTTGCAGGGCGACCTGGTGGCCCTCGCCGTCGCCTTCATCATCGGCGGCGCCTTCGCCACGGTGGTCAAGTCGCTGGTGGCGGTGATCATGGACCTGATCGGCAAGGCCGGCGGCACACCCAACTTCTCCAGCTACACCCCGCACGGCGTGCACGTCGGCGCCTTCATCACCGCCCTGATCTCGTTCGTGATCCTGGCGGCGGTCGTCTACTTCTTCATCGTGGTGCCCTACACCAGGGCCAAGGAGCGCTTCTTCCCGACGCCTCCCGCCGCCGAGGGTGCTACCACCGAGTCCCTGCTCGCCGAGATCCGCGACCTGCTCGCCGCGCGGCAGTGA
- a CDS encoding LCP family protein, with amino-acid sequence MSDAEQLEPTAAPGIAPDPVRGRPVAPDATRPVARRRTSIAGKRRAKARTRHTVLKVLVSTVVALALVTGLSAAYLYRHLNGNLHVYDAGKDIIGDQPTALAVAGPKKPLNILVMGSDSRDCSGCDVDGLTKGGQRSDTTILIHLSADRKRAYGISIPRDSIVDRPACKTSSGSVSPAATAQMWNAAFSVGGPACTISQIQNLTGIKIDHFVVVNFEGFKSMVDAIGGVNVCIPNTWDDRAHGIYLKAGTRKISGNQALQYVRIRHVPGTDGTDLGRIKRQQAFVGSMVNAVLSSNTLTNPVKVVKFLDAATKSLTVDPGLKNLSKIAGLATEFKGIGMNKIKFVTVPWAYSTAYPGRVVWRPEAAQVWNAIKHDKPLSRSLTAGSINVSNLPGTATASPTAGAGSSASTSPSASASPSASDSPSGSASGSGTPSGSSTRSAQDTAALEQAGLCT; translated from the coding sequence ATGTCCGACGCAGAGCAGCTGGAACCCACGGCTGCCCCGGGCATCGCTCCCGACCCGGTCCGGGGTCGACCGGTCGCCCCTGACGCCACCCGGCCCGTCGCCCGTCGGCGGACCAGCATCGCCGGCAAGCGCCGTGCCAAGGCGCGCACCCGGCACACGGTGCTGAAGGTGCTCGTCTCGACGGTGGTGGCGCTGGCACTGGTCACCGGGCTGTCGGCGGCGTACCTCTACCGCCACCTCAACGGCAACCTGCACGTCTACGACGCCGGCAAGGACATCATCGGCGACCAGCCGACGGCGCTCGCGGTCGCCGGCCCGAAGAAGCCGCTCAACATCCTCGTGATGGGCTCGGACAGCCGGGACTGCTCGGGCTGCGACGTGGACGGGCTCACCAAGGGTGGTCAGCGCTCGGACACCACCATCCTGATCCACCTCTCGGCGGACCGGAAGCGGGCGTACGGCATCAGCATCCCGCGCGACTCGATCGTCGACCGGCCGGCCTGCAAGACCTCCTCCGGCTCGGTGAGTCCGGCCGCGACGGCGCAGATGTGGAACGCCGCCTTCTCCGTCGGCGGTCCGGCCTGCACCATCTCCCAGATCCAGAACCTGACCGGGATCAAGATCGACCACTTCGTCGTGGTCAACTTCGAGGGCTTCAAGTCCATGGTCGACGCGATCGGCGGGGTGAACGTCTGCATCCCGAACACCTGGGACGACCGCGCGCACGGCATCTACCTCAAGGCGGGCACCCGCAAGATCTCGGGCAATCAGGCCCTGCAGTACGTCCGCATCCGGCACGTCCCGGGCACTGACGGCACCGACCTGGGCCGGATCAAGCGCCAGCAGGCCTTCGTCGGCTCGATGGTCAACGCGGTGCTGTCGTCCAACACGCTGACCAACCCGGTCAAGGTGGTCAAGTTCCTCGATGCCGCGACCAAGTCCCTGACCGTCGACCCCGGCTTGAAGAACCTCTCGAAGATCGCCGGGCTGGCCACCGAGTTCAAGGGCATCGGGATGAACAAGATCAAGTTCGTCACGGTCCCGTGGGCCTACTCCACCGCCTACCCCGGCCGCGTCGTCTGGCGGCCCGAGGCGGCCCAGGTCTGGAACGCGATCAAGCACGACAAGCCGCTCTCGCGCTCGCTGACGGCGGGCTCCATCAACGTCAGCAACCTCCCCGGCACCGCCACCGCGTCTCCGACAGCGGGTGCCGGCAGCAGCGCGAGCACCTCTCCCAGCGCCAGTGCCTCGCCCAGCGCGAGCGACTCGCCAAGCGGCAGCGCCAGCGGATCCGGTACGCCGTCGGGTTCCTCGACCCGATCCGCGCAGGACACGGCCGCGCTGGAGCAGGCCGGACTCTGCACGTGA
- a CDS encoding DUF7218 family protein encodes MPNPSIKNEKLYEDLREDGASKEKAARISNAVAKRGSKAVGHKGGTSAPYDDWKVADLRKRAKELGLHGYSSKRKSELISALRNH; translated from the coding sequence ATGCCGAACCCGAGCATCAAGAACGAGAAGCTCTACGAGGACCTGCGGGAGGACGGCGCGTCGAAGGAGAAGGCCGCCCGGATCTCCAACGCCGTCGCGAAGCGCGGTAGCAAGGCCGTCGGTCACAAGGGCGGGACGTCGGCACCCTACGACGATTGGAAGGTCGCAGACCTGCGCAAGCGGGCCAAGGAGCTGGGGCTGCACGGCTACTCCTCGAAGAGGAAGTCGGAGCTGATCTCCGCGCTGCGCAACCACTGA
- a CDS encoding TIGR03557 family F420-dependent LLM class oxidoreductase yields MTGPTIGYFLSSEEYAPAQLVEQAALAEEAGFDALWISDHFHPWNDEQGQSAFVWSTIGAISQVCKLPVTTAVTCPIMRLSPVITAQAAATSAVLLDGRFRLGVGTGEALNEHVHGHYWPGADVRREMLAESVEVMRRLWSGEVVDHRGEHYTVDNARIYTLPEQPPEVWVSGFGPAATRLAGEIGDGYITTSADTELLGLFRETSGGKPAAAGFKAAFAPTEEEGLDHAHRLWSTSGLPGELAQILPTPRHFEQAAQLVTKEATRSSLVCGPDIDRHIESFGEYVDAGFEEIYVADIGPHYSEMIKRFGAEVLPAVRERAARREEVSAR; encoded by the coding sequence ATGACCGGCCCCACGATCGGATACTTCCTCTCCAGCGAGGAGTACGCGCCCGCCCAGCTTGTGGAGCAGGCCGCACTCGCGGAGGAGGCCGGCTTCGACGCCCTGTGGATCAGCGACCACTTCCATCCCTGGAACGACGAGCAGGGCCAGAGCGCCTTCGTCTGGTCGACGATCGGCGCGATCTCCCAGGTGTGCAAGCTGCCGGTCACCACGGCCGTGACGTGCCCGATCATGCGGCTCTCACCGGTGATCACCGCGCAGGCGGCGGCGACCTCGGCGGTGCTCCTCGACGGCCGGTTCCGGCTCGGGGTCGGCACCGGTGAGGCGCTCAACGAGCACGTGCACGGGCACTACTGGCCGGGCGCCGACGTACGCCGGGAGATGCTGGCGGAGTCGGTCGAGGTGATGCGCCGGTTGTGGAGCGGTGAGGTCGTCGATCATCGCGGCGAGCACTACACGGTCGACAACGCGCGGATCTACACGCTGCCGGAGCAACCGCCCGAGGTGTGGGTCTCCGGCTTCGGGCCCGCGGCGACGCGCCTGGCCGGTGAGATCGGGGACGGCTACATCACCACGTCCGCCGACACCGAGCTGCTCGGTCTGTTCCGGGAGACCTCGGGCGGGAAGCCGGCCGCGGCCGGCTTCAAGGCGGCCTTCGCGCCGACCGAGGAGGAGGGACTGGATCACGCCCACCGACTCTGGTCGACCTCGGGGCTGCCCGGTGAGCTGGCGCAGATCCTGCCGACCCCGCGGCACTTCGAGCAGGCCGCGCAGCTGGTGACCAAGGAGGCCACCCGGTCGAGCCTGGTCTGCGGGCCGGACATCGACCGGCACATCGAGTCCTTCGGGGAGTACGTCGACGCCGGCTTCGAGGAGATCTACGTGGCCGACATCGGCCCGCACTACAGCGAGATGATCAAGCGCTTCGGCGCCGAGGTGCTGCCCGCCGTACGCGAGCGCGCGGCCCGTCGAGAGGAGGTGAGCGCCCGATGA
- a CDS encoding DUF3099 domain-containing protein → MNEPSARRRRTTYVVLMGACVVLVVLAWNVVRLWSVPAAVAMSVLAAPLPPLAVILANRGRMGG, encoded by the coding sequence ATGAACGAGCCGAGCGCCCGCCGCAGACGGACGACGTACGTGGTCCTGATGGGCGCCTGCGTCGTCCTGGTGGTGCTCGCCTGGAACGTGGTCCGGCTGTGGTCGGTGCCGGCCGCCGTGGCGATGTCGGTGCTTGCCGCTCCGCTGCCGCCGCTCGCGGTGATCCTGGCCAACCGCGGGCGCATGGGGGGATGA
- a CDS encoding saccharopine dehydrogenase family protein — protein sequence MTAARDLDLVLLGATGFTGSLTASYLAEAVSSDGGPHGLRWGLAGRDLTKLGEVRDRLVQRWGQAVAGVELLQADVGDQAGLDAMAARTRVVITTVGPYLEYGEPVVRACAEAGTDYVDLTGEPEFVDEMYVRYHAVAQRTGARIVHACGFDSIPHDLGALFAVRHLDASGPVRMRGVVRASGMLSGGTFHSALGQFSRARQMRAAAEARKRAEPRPEGRRSRAVAGRPHRDPDLGYWLVPLPTIDPAIVARTGRALPAYGPDFSYSHYAGTKTLRYAVGGAAGLLGLVAAAQLGPVRRWLGARIPPGAGPDEARRASSWFRVDLIAEGDGRKVHARVSGGDPGYAETAKMLAESALCLALDDNPPSAGSVTTGVAMGAALTDRLQRAGIRFEIR from the coding sequence ATGACTGCGGCGCGTGACCTCGACCTGGTGCTCCTGGGAGCCACCGGCTTCACCGGCTCGCTGACGGCCTCCTATCTCGCAGAGGCCGTCTCCTCAGACGGTGGCCCACACGGCCTGCGTTGGGGACTGGCCGGCCGGGATCTCACCAAATTGGGGGAGGTCCGCGACCGGTTGGTGCAACGGTGGGGTCAGGCCGTCGCGGGCGTCGAGCTGCTGCAGGCCGACGTCGGCGACCAGGCCGGCCTGGATGCCATGGCCGCCCGCACCCGGGTGGTCATCACCACCGTCGGGCCCTACCTGGAGTACGGCGAGCCGGTCGTCCGGGCCTGCGCCGAGGCGGGGACCGACTACGTGGACCTGACCGGCGAGCCGGAGTTCGTCGACGAGATGTACGTGCGCTACCACGCGGTGGCCCAGCGCACCGGCGCCCGGATCGTGCACGCCTGCGGCTTCGACTCCATCCCGCACGACCTCGGCGCCCTCTTCGCCGTGCGGCATCTCGATGCCAGCGGGCCGGTGCGGATGCGCGGCGTGGTGCGGGCCAGCGGCATGCTGTCCGGCGGCACCTTCCACTCCGCGCTGGGCCAGTTCAGCCGCGCCCGGCAGATGCGCGCCGCCGCCGAGGCGCGCAAGCGAGCGGAGCCGCGGCCCGAGGGACGCCGTTCCCGAGCGGTGGCGGGCCGGCCACACCGCGACCCGGACCTGGGCTACTGGCTGGTGCCGCTGCCCACCATCGATCCGGCGATCGTGGCGCGGACGGGTCGAGCGCTGCCCGCCTACGGCCCCGACTTCAGCTACTCCCACTACGCCGGCACCAAGACGCTGCGCTACGCCGTCGGGGGTGCCGCCGGCCTGCTCGGTCTGGTGGCCGCGGCGCAGCTCGGGCCGGTACGGCGCTGGCTGGGCGCCAGGATCCCCCCGGGGGCGGGGCCGGACGAGGCCCGGCGCGCCTCCTCGTGGTTCCGGGTGGACCTGATCGCCGAGGGCGACGGACGCAAGGTCCATGCGCGCGTCTCCGGGGGCGACCCCGGCTACGCCGAGACGGCGAAGATGCTGGCCGAGTCGGCGCTGTGCCTGGCGCTGGACGACAATCCGCCCAGCGCCGGATCGGTCACGACCGGCGTCGCGATGGGCGCCGCGTTGACGGACCGGCTGCAGCGGGCAGGAATCCGGTTCGAGATCCGGTGA
- a CDS encoding response regulator transcription factor, producing MQDGLIRVFLVDDHEIVRRGVRSMLEAEGDIRIVGEAGTAAEALPAILELEPDVCVLDAQLPDGSGIEICREMRAVNPDIRGLILTSFDDEDAITSAILAGAAGYVLKQIESNSLISGIRLVASGHTLIDPVIASRVVQQVQFHRRAFDVLAELTPQQSKILFLIAEGLTNRQIAEKLFLAEKTVKNHVTGLLARLGVQHRTQAAVLAHRLRDGNTPRLPAPRRSETSIASGAPR from the coding sequence ATGCAGGACGGTCTGATTCGCGTTTTCCTCGTCGACGATCACGAGATCGTGCGCCGCGGCGTGCGCAGCATGCTCGAGGCTGAGGGCGACATCAGGATCGTGGGCGAAGCCGGTACGGCGGCCGAAGCGCTGCCGGCCATCCTGGAGCTCGAGCCCGACGTCTGTGTGCTCGACGCCCAGCTGCCCGACGGCTCGGGTATCGAGATCTGTCGCGAGATGCGGGCGGTGAACCCCGACATCCGGGGGCTGATCCTGACCAGCTTCGACGACGAGGACGCGATCACCTCGGCGATCCTGGCCGGGGCGGCGGGCTACGTGCTCAAGCAGATCGAGAGCAACAGCCTGATCAGCGGGATCCGCCTGGTCGCCAGCGGCCACACCCTGATCGACCCGGTCATCGCCTCCCGGGTGGTGCAGCAGGTGCAGTTCCACCGCCGCGCCTTCGATGTCCTCGCCGAGCTCACCCCCCAGCAGAGCAAGATCCTCTTCCTGATCGCCGAGGGCCTGACGAACCGCCAGATCGCCGAGAAGCTGTTCCTCGCCGAGAAGACGGTGAAGAACCACGTCACCGGCCTGCTGGCCCGCCTCGGCGTCCAGCACCGGACCCAGGCGGCGGTGCTGGCCCACCGGCTCCGCGACGGGAACACCCCTCGGCTGCCCGCACCGCGACGCAGCGAGACGTCGATCGCCTCCGGCGCTCCGCGCTGA
- a CDS encoding methyl-accepting chemotaxis protein yields MEGFRHVLDGVRSQLLVADADLIVRYINPQTRAALEKLREQLPFAPESVVGMPLNICLGNTLEAASPGDHWGALPLVTTQMAGPETVEFTVEALYGERGERIGAIATVESITERLALEAHSSMLQSMVENSPTNMMFADRDLVIQYVNPASLDTLRALEAHLPVRADQVVGSSLDVFHRDPGHQRGILADERRLPRHAHIEVGPETLDLLVSAIHDHEGAYVGAMATWDVVTDRIRAERVTAEAAEDTAAVNKVLVSLQSVSSAQEAVRVALDTVRSAFGWAYGSYWTVEEDQLLHFSLESGDAGPEFRQVTLATTFAEGVGLSGRAWAQRDLYFTRDIGEMTDCVRAPVAQKVGVRSGVCFPIMVEGRVVGTMDFFATETLDPSPQRLEALRNVGRMVSQRLEALARDASDRAQAEETAAGVQRILDTVRAAAEGDLTRQLQADGDDAVAQVSRALDDLIAQFRVSLTNIGGTADSIGVSAEQLTVLAQGMGEGAALTSDRAASASGASVQVSASIQTVATAAEEMTASIREIAKSATEAATVATDAVTVAGGAQTTVASLGESSAEIGQVIKVITSIAQQTNLLALNATIEAARAGDAGKGFAVVAGEVKELAKETAKATEDISHKIEAIQNDTQGAVAAISRITEVIARINDIQASIASAVEEQTATTNEIARSVTEAAAGAGGIAEDVTQVANAAADTQQGTHRTLQSATELTDIATELRSLVGRFTL; encoded by the coding sequence GTGGAGGGCTTCCGCCACGTCCTGGACGGCGTCAGGAGCCAGCTCCTGGTCGCCGACGCCGATCTGATCGTCCGCTACATCAACCCGCAGACCCGAGCCGCGCTCGAGAAGCTCCGCGAACAGCTGCCCTTCGCACCCGAATCGGTGGTGGGCATGCCGCTCAACATTTGCCTCGGCAACACCTTGGAGGCGGCGAGCCCCGGTGATCACTGGGGCGCCCTCCCGCTCGTCACCACGCAGATGGCCGGCCCTGAGACGGTCGAGTTCACCGTCGAGGCCCTGTACGGCGAGCGCGGCGAGCGGATCGGTGCGATCGCCACCGTCGAGAGCATCACCGAGCGGCTCGCGCTCGAGGCGCACAGCTCCATGCTCCAGTCGATGGTGGAGAACAGCCCGACGAACATGATGTTCGCCGATCGCGACCTCGTCATCCAGTACGTGAATCCGGCCTCGCTGGACACGCTGCGCGCGCTCGAGGCCCACCTGCCGGTGCGCGCCGACCAGGTGGTCGGCTCGAGCCTCGACGTCTTCCACCGGGACCCGGGCCACCAGCGCGGGATCCTGGCGGACGAGCGCCGGCTGCCCAGGCACGCCCACATCGAGGTCGGTCCGGAGACGCTCGACCTGCTCGTGAGCGCGATCCACGACCACGAGGGCGCCTACGTCGGCGCGATGGCGACGTGGGACGTCGTCACGGACAGGATCCGCGCCGAGCGGGTGACCGCCGAGGCCGCGGAGGACACCGCCGCGGTCAACAAGGTGCTGGTCTCGCTGCAGAGCGTGAGCAGTGCGCAGGAGGCCGTCCGGGTCGCGCTCGACACGGTCCGGTCCGCGTTCGGTTGGGCCTACGGGTCCTACTGGACCGTGGAGGAGGACCAACTGCTCCACTTCAGCCTGGAGTCCGGTGACGCCGGGCCCGAGTTCCGCCAGGTGACGCTCGCCACGACCTTCGCGGAGGGGGTGGGCCTCTCGGGCCGGGCCTGGGCGCAGCGTGACCTGTACTTCACCCGCGACATCGGGGAGATGACCGACTGCGTGCGCGCACCGGTCGCCCAGAAGGTCGGTGTCAGGTCCGGGGTGTGCTTCCCGATCATGGTCGAGGGTCGCGTGGTCGGCACGATGGACTTCTTCGCCACCGAGACCCTCGACCCGAGCCCGCAGCGCCTGGAGGCCCTGCGCAACGTCGGCCGGATGGTCTCCCAGCGGCTGGAGGCGCTGGCGCGGGACGCGAGCGACAGGGCGCAGGCCGAGGAGACCGCCGCCGGCGTGCAGCGCATCCTCGACACCGTGCGCGCGGCGGCCGAGGGTGATCTCACCCGGCAGCTGCAGGCCGACGGCGACGATGCCGTCGCCCAGGTGTCCCGGGCGCTGGACGATCTGATCGCCCAGTTCCGCGTGAGCCTCACCAACATCGGCGGCACGGCGGACAGCATCGGCGTCTCCGCCGAGCAGCTGACGGTGCTCGCCCAGGGGATGGGGGAGGGGGCCGCGCTCACCTCGGACCGGGCCGCGTCTGCCTCGGGTGCCTCGGTGCAGGTGTCGGCCTCGATCCAGACGGTCGCCACGGCCGCCGAGGAGATGACGGCCAGCATCCGAGAGATCGCCAAGAGCGCGACCGAGGCGGCGACGGTCGCCACCGACGCCGTCACCGTCGCCGGAGGGGCGCAGACGACGGTGGCCTCGCTGGGCGAGTCGAGCGCCGAGATCGGGCAGGTGATCAAGGTGATCACCTCCATCGCCCAGCAGACCAACCTCCTGGCGCTCAACGCCACCATCGAGGCCGCTCGGGCCGGCGATGCCGGCAAGGGGTTCGCGGTGGTGGCCGGTGAGGTCAAGGAGCTGGCCAAGGAGACCGCGAAGGCGACCGAGGACATCTCCCACAAGATCGAGGCGATCCAGAACGACACCCAGGGTGCCGTCGCTGCGATCAGCCGGATCACCGAGGTGATCGCCCGGATCAACGACATCCAGGCCTCGATCGCCTCGGCGGTCGAGGAGCAGACCGCCACCACCAACGAGATCGCGCGCTCCGTGACCGAGGCGGCCGCCGGAGCCGGCGGCATCGCGGAGGACGTCACCCAGGTGGCCAACGCCGCGGCGGACACCCAGCAGGGCACCCACCGCACGCTGCAGTCGGCCACCGAGTTGACCGACATCGCCACCGAGCTGCGCTCGCTGGTGGGGCGTTTCACGCTCTGA